A genomic segment from Legionella quinlivanii encodes:
- a CDS encoding zinc-dependent alcohol dehydrogenase, producing MKAICWHGKKDVRIENVPDPEIINDQDAIIRVTATAICGSDLHLYNGLMPAMESGDVIGHEFMGEVVEVGSANKKLKVGDKVVVPFTISCGKCQFCKKKLFACCELSNPNAEMAKNQMGQSPSGMFGYSHLLGGFSGGQAEFVRVPFATVGPIKVPDNIADDKLLFLSDIFPTGYMAAENCDIQAGDTVAVWGCGPVGQFAIQSAWMLGAARVIAIDCVPERLTLAENLGRAETINFQEEDVYDALMVMTRGHGPERCIDAVGCEAHVGPSFDSIMDRVKQMTYLATDRAHVLREAIKCCGKAGTISMPGVYLDTLDNIPFGAAMNKGLTFRMGQTHVQRYLPVLLKKILEGEIDPSKIITHRIKLKDGPDAYKNFAEKEDGCIKVVMTP from the coding sequence ATGAAAGCAATCTGCTGGCATGGAAAAAAGGATGTACGTATTGAAAATGTCCCTGATCCGGAAATTATTAATGATCAGGACGCAATTATTCGTGTGACTGCAACCGCAATCTGCGGCTCCGACCTTCATTTGTACAATGGATTAATGCCTGCTATGGAATCAGGTGATGTGATAGGTCATGAGTTTATGGGGGAAGTTGTCGAAGTAGGTTCTGCAAATAAAAAGCTGAAAGTTGGCGACAAGGTTGTCGTTCCATTCACCATTTCGTGTGGAAAGTGTCAATTTTGCAAGAAAAAATTGTTTGCCTGCTGTGAGCTTTCAAATCCCAATGCAGAAATGGCTAAAAATCAGATGGGACAATCGCCTTCTGGCATGTTTGGATATTCTCATTTATTGGGTGGTTTTTCAGGCGGGCAGGCAGAGTTCGTGAGGGTGCCCTTTGCGACTGTAGGTCCTATCAAAGTGCCTGATAACATTGCTGATGACAAACTTTTGTTTTTATCGGACATATTTCCCACGGGTTACATGGCGGCTGAAAATTGCGATATACAGGCCGGCGACACAGTCGCTGTATGGGGTTGCGGTCCTGTGGGGCAATTTGCTATTCAAAGCGCCTGGATGCTTGGTGCTGCGCGCGTAATCGCTATCGACTGTGTTCCCGAGCGCTTAACTCTGGCTGAAAATCTCGGCAGAGCGGAAACCATCAATTTTCAGGAAGAAGACGTCTATGATGCGCTGATGGTAATGACACGAGGGCATGGCCCGGAGCGCTGTATCGATGCGGTAGGTTGCGAGGCTCATGTGGGTCCTAGTTTTGATTCCATTATGGATAGAGTAAAGCAGATGACTTATCTCGCTACTGACAGAGCTCATGTTTTGAGGGAGGCAATTAAATGCTGTGGAAAAGCAGGCACTATTTCCATGCCAGGAGTTTATCTTGATACCCTGGATAATATTCCTTTCGGAGCAGCAATGAACAAGGGCCTGACCTTCAGAATGGGACAAACCCACGTACAACGTTATTTACCCGTTCTGTTAAAGAAAATACTGGAGGGAGAAATCGATCCTTCTAAAATCATAACGCATCGAATCAAGCTAAAAGACGGTCCTGATGCCTATAAAAATTTTGCCGAGAAAGAAGATGGCTGTATTAAAGTGGTTATGACCCCGTAG